A single region of the Synechococcus sp. HK05 genome encodes:
- a CDS encoding nucleotide sugar dehydrogenase: MTTIAPPQIRTICCIGAGYVGGPTMAVIADRCPDIQVLVVDMNTTRIAAWNDDDLAKLPVYEPGLDAVVGRCRGRNLHFSTEVDAAIAAADMVFIAVNTPTKTRGIGAGQASDLRWVEACARQVAKAAVGHTIVVEKSTLPVRTAEAVKAILEAAEDTDTTRSFSVLSNPEFLAEGTAIRDLENPDRVLIGGESTTAIHALAGVYGQWVPPEKILRTNLWSSELSKLTANAFLAQRISSINSIAALCEATEADVEEVARAIGSDSRLGPKFLKAGPGFGGSCFQKDILNLVYLCRHFGLPQVADYWESVVALNTWHQHRIAALVVQKLFGTVTGKRIAILGFAFKADTNDTRESPAIRVCRDLLEEGAILAIHDPKVDPDQIALDLGQPVGESWLHCDAVADAVTGADAAVILTEWQSYSELCWDALAPLMRQPAWVFDARAITDSLAVCLAGLNHWRVGCGMV; encoded by the coding sequence ATGACCACCATCGCTCCACCCCAGATCCGCACGATCTGCTGCATCGGAGCCGGCTATGTAGGCGGCCCCACGATGGCGGTGATCGCCGATCGCTGCCCCGATATTCAGGTGCTTGTGGTGGACATGAACACCACCCGCATCGCCGCTTGGAACGACGATGACCTTGCCAAGCTGCCGGTGTATGAGCCAGGGCTCGATGCGGTGGTGGGGCGCTGCCGTGGCCGCAACCTGCACTTCTCCACTGAGGTGGATGCAGCGATTGCTGCGGCAGACATGGTGTTCATCGCTGTGAACACGCCTACCAAAACGCGCGGCATCGGTGCCGGCCAGGCCAGTGATCTGCGCTGGGTGGAGGCATGCGCCCGCCAGGTGGCCAAGGCTGCTGTTGGCCACACCATTGTTGTGGAGAAAAGCACCCTGCCGGTGCGCACCGCTGAGGCGGTGAAGGCGATCCTCGAAGCAGCTGAAGACACAGACACGACCCGCAGCTTTTCCGTGCTGTCGAACCCAGAATTTCTGGCCGAGGGCACGGCGATCCGTGATCTGGAGAACCCAGATCGTGTGTTGATCGGCGGTGAGAGCACCACCGCAATTCATGCCCTGGCGGGTGTGTATGGCCAGTGGGTGCCACCCGAGAAGATCCTGCGCACTAATCTCTGGAGCAGTGAACTCTCGAAACTCACTGCCAATGCCTTTTTGGCGCAGCGGATTAGCTCGATCAACAGCATCGCTGCTTTGTGTGAGGCCACCGAAGCTGATGTGGAGGAGGTAGCGCGAGCGATCGGCTCCGACAGCCGCCTTGGCCCGAAATTCCTCAAGGCTGGCCCTGGCTTTGGAGGCAGCTGCTTCCAGAAGGACATCCTCAATCTGGTGTATCTCTGCCGCCATTTCGGCCTGCCGCAGGTGGCCGACTATTGGGAGAGTGTGGTGGCGCTCAACACCTGGCACCAACACCGCATCGCGGCGTTGGTGGTGCAGAAGCTGTTCGGTACCGTGACTGGTAAGCGCATCGCGATCCTCGGTTTTGCCTTCAAGGCCGATACGAACGACACGCGTGAATCACCGGCGATCCGCGTGTGCCGCGATCTGCTGGAGGAGGGCGCCATCCTGGCCATTCACGACCCGAAAGTGGACCCTGATCAGATTGCGCTGGACCTCGGCCAACCTGTTGGTGAGAGCTGGTTGCACTGCGATGCGGTGGCTGATGCTGTTACTGGTGCCGATGCCGCCGTGATTCTCACGGAATGGCAGAGCTATTCGGAGCTGTGCTGGGATGCCTTGGCCCCTTTGATGCGTCAGCCGGCCTGGGTGTTCGATGCCCGAGCGATTACGGATTCGCTCGCTGTTTGCCTGGCTGGCCTCAATCACTGGCGTGTGGGGTGCGGCATGGTGTGA
- a CDS encoding bifunctional 2-polyprenyl-6-hydroxyphenol methylase/3-demethylubiquinol 3-O-methyltransferase UbiG has translation MPPAQPRTSTPLLHSHVAAKVRALAPDPDTRILDLGCGSGALLERLAGMGYRKLTGVDIRPPAASAWIRYEQADLDLFQLNAADGSFDLASAVEVIEHIENPGFFLAELARLLKPGGLALLTTPNLHSAQAKLLFALGDRLKQFDAKGDPTHITPILMFPFTRLLNRHGFDVLKSWGFPEDGSSPTSRRAMQWASRLLRPVLRSPIAHGDNLCLLVQRDRKEWAAPQGKADALTAHYR, from the coding sequence ATGCCCCCTGCCCAACCGCGCACCTCCACGCCCCTGCTTCATTCCCATGTCGCCGCCAAGGTGCGGGCGCTGGCACCAGACCCTGACACCCGGATTCTTGACCTGGGCTGCGGTAGTGGTGCCTTGCTGGAGCGGCTTGCAGGTATGGGCTACCGGAAGCTCACGGGCGTGGATATCCGCCCACCGGCTGCCTCAGCGTGGATTCGCTATGAGCAGGCGGATCTGGATCTGTTCCAGCTCAATGCTGCCGACGGGTCGTTTGATTTGGCTTCGGCGGTTGAGGTGATTGAGCATATCGAGAACCCCGGTTTTTTTCTCGCGGAATTGGCGCGACTGCTCAAACCTGGTGGGCTGGCGTTGTTGACGACTCCAAACCTGCATTCTGCCCAAGCAAAGCTGCTGTTTGCCCTCGGTGATCGGCTCAAACAGTTCGACGCTAAGGGTGATCCCACCCACATCACACCGATCTTGATGTTTCCCTTCACCAGACTGCTTAACCGCCATGGCTTCGATGTGCTGAAGAGCTGGGGTTTCCCTGAGGATGGCAGCTCACCCACGTCGCGGCGTGCGATGCAATGGGCCTCACGTCTGCTGCGGCCTGTGTTGCGCTCACCCATCGCACATGGCGACAACCTCTGTCTGCTTGTTCAACGGGACAGAAAAGAGTGGGCCGCTCCTCAAGGCAAGGCTGATGCTCTCACCGCTCATTATCGGTAG
- a CDS encoding Uma2 family endonuclease produces the protein MTLTTSPHPDLLRLRFPAGLRLTPEQFELLCAENREAVLELAADGHVIAMTPTGSETSGRNSELLFQLQRFAKASGSWKVFESSGGFRLPDGSVVSPDASLVRLDRWQALSAEERRRFAPLCPDLVVELASPSDEGPRGVAALRQKMAAYQRNGARLGWLVLPEERAVEVWLSAGDPQRLESPVLLTAPPEFPGLSLHLAEIWSA, from the coding sequence ATGACCCTCACCACCAGCCCACATCCCGATCTCCTGCGGCTGAGATTCCCTGCAGGTCTGCGGCTCACCCCCGAACAGTTCGAACTGCTGTGTGCTGAAAACCGCGAGGCAGTGCTTGAGTTGGCCGCGGATGGCCATGTCATTGCGATGACGCCGACAGGCAGTGAAACCAGTGGACGGAACAGCGAGCTGTTGTTTCAGCTCCAGCGCTTCGCCAAGGCAAGCGGTAGCTGGAAAGTGTTTGAGAGCTCAGGAGGTTTTCGTCTCCCTGACGGCTCGGTTGTCAGCCCTGATGCCTCCCTGGTTCGCCTGGATCGCTGGCAGGCCTTGAGTGCTGAAGAGCGTCGCCGCTTCGCGCCCCTGTGCCCCGACCTGGTGGTGGAGCTGGCCAGTCCGAGCGACGAGGGGCCGAGGGGAGTTGCTGCGTTGCGGCAGAAGATGGCCGCGTATCAGCGCAACGGCGCCCGGCTCGGCTGGCTTGTCCTGCCAGAGGAGCGCGCTGTTGAAGTATGGCTCTCAGCCGGGGATCCTCAGCGCCTGGAGAGTCCAGTGCTCCTCACAGCCCCACCTGAATTCCCTGGGCTGTCGCTCCATCTGGCTGAGATCTGGTCCGCCTGA
- a CDS encoding GDP-L-fucose synthase, whose amino-acid sequence MTADSRALLRPSDTVFVAGSRGMAGQAISRALSRRGYDRQLLVGRDQLDLLDGGAVERWFAQQRPDVVVLAAARVGGIHANRSYPADFLLENLKIEQNVIEAAWRYGVRRLLFLGSSCIYPKYAEQPIREEALLSGPLEPTNAWYAIAKIAGIKLCDALRLQYGFDAISLMPTNLYGPGDNYHATHSHVLPALIRRFHEAAVAADPVVRCWGSGRPLREFLHADDLGEACVFALEHWDPTAPDAPKDDDGQPLGLLNVGSGEETSIAELAGLVAQATGYRGEIQWDPSQPDGTPRKLLDCSRLAQLGWCARIPLRTGIEATVQLFRQQLQAQQVRL is encoded by the coding sequence ATGACCGCAGATTCAAGAGCATTGCTGCGGCCCAGTGACACCGTCTTCGTGGCGGGGTCTCGCGGTATGGCTGGCCAGGCCATCAGCCGCGCCCTGAGCCGCCGCGGCTATGACCGCCAACTGCTGGTTGGGCGCGATCAACTCGATCTCCTCGATGGAGGCGCCGTTGAGCGCTGGTTTGCCCAACAGCGACCGGATGTGGTGGTGTTGGCGGCGGCTAGGGTCGGTGGCATTCACGCCAATCGCAGCTACCCGGCCGACTTCCTGCTGGAGAATCTGAAGATTGAGCAAAACGTGATCGAAGCAGCCTGGCGCTATGGCGTTCGTAGGTTGTTGTTTCTTGGTAGTAGCTGCATTTACCCCAAATACGCCGAGCAACCGATCCGCGAGGAAGCACTGCTCAGTGGTCCGTTGGAGCCCACCAATGCCTGGTATGCGATCGCCAAGATCGCAGGCATCAAACTGTGTGACGCCCTGAGGCTGCAATACGGCTTTGATGCCATCAGCCTGATGCCCACCAACCTCTATGGCCCAGGCGACAACTATCACGCCACCCATAGCCATGTGCTCCCTGCTTTGATCCGCCGCTTCCACGAGGCTGCTGTTGCTGCGGATCCAGTGGTGCGTTGCTGGGGTAGCGGGCGGCCGTTGCGTGAATTCCTCCATGCTGATGATCTCGGTGAAGCCTGTGTCTTCGCCTTGGAGCATTGGGATCCCACTGCGCCTGATGCGCCCAAGGACGACGACGGCCAGCCGCTTGGACTGCTGAACGTGGGATCAGGGGAAGAAACCAGCATTGCTGAGCTGGCAGGCCTGGTGGCGCAAGCCACGGGTTACAGGGGTGAGATCCAATGGGACCCAAGCCAACCTGACGGCACGCCTCGCAAATTGCTCGATTGTTCGCGGCTGGCCCAGTTGGGTTGGTGTGCCCGGATCCCCCTGCGTACGGGAATCGAGGCCACCGTGCAGCTGTTTCGTCAGCAGTTGCAGGCGCAACAGGTTCGCCTCTAG
- the galE gene encoding UDP-glucose 4-epimerase GalE, which translates to MILVTGGAGYIGSHTVRALQEQGFDVVVLDNLVYGHHDIITTLNVPFVEGDVGDRNLLKSILRGEHPATAGSPVQAVLHFAAFAYVGESVANPLRYYSNNVVQSLHLLEAMVAEGRRRAKPIPLVFSSTCATYGIPESDQIPIEESCPQFPINPYGRSKLMVEQFIADFASAHDLPAVVFRYFNAAGAHPDGDLGEHHDPETHLIPLVLDTMAGHRPYLQIYGDDYPTPDGTCIRDYIHVCDLAIAHVLGLQRILSVGQGYEVYNLGNGLGYSVQEVISCAKAVTQCGLLAHVAPRRSGDPAVLVASAAKAMRELGWVPQFTDLHTMIAHAWTWHMQRFVTR; encoded by the coding sequence ATGATTTTGGTTACAGGTGGGGCTGGTTACATCGGCTCCCACACCGTACGTGCTTTGCAGGAGCAAGGTTTCGATGTGGTGGTGCTCGATAACTTGGTGTACGGCCACCACGACATCATCACCACACTGAATGTTCCCTTTGTGGAAGGGGATGTAGGTGATCGGAACCTCCTGAAATCAATTTTACGAGGTGAGCATCCGGCCACAGCTGGATCACCAGTGCAGGCTGTGTTGCACTTCGCTGCCTTTGCCTATGTGGGCGAAAGCGTTGCCAATCCCCTGCGCTACTACAGCAACAATGTGGTTCAGTCGCTTCATCTGCTTGAGGCGATGGTGGCTGAAGGTCGCCGGCGCGCGAAGCCGATACCGCTGGTCTTCTCCAGCACCTGCGCCACCTATGGCATCCCAGAGTCCGACCAGATTCCGATTGAGGAAAGCTGTCCGCAGTTCCCGATCAATCCCTATGGCCGAAGCAAGTTGATGGTGGAGCAGTTCATTGCTGACTTTGCTTCAGCCCATGATTTACCAGCGGTGGTGTTTCGCTACTTCAATGCCGCTGGCGCCCATCCCGACGGCGATCTGGGTGAACACCATGATCCCGAAACACATCTGATCCCGCTGGTGCTTGACACCATGGCTGGTCATCGCCCCTATCTCCAGATCTACGGTGACGATTACCCCACTCCTGATGGCACCTGCATCCGTGATTACATCCATGTGTGTGATCTCGCCATTGCACATGTGTTGGGCTTGCAGCGCATCTTGAGCGTCGGCCAAGGCTATGAGGTTTACAACCTGGGCAATGGCTTGGGCTACTCCGTGCAGGAGGTGATCAGCTGCGCGAAGGCCGTCACGCAATGTGGTTTGCTGGCTCACGTCGCACCAAGGCGCAGCGGTGATCCTGCCGTGCTGGTGGCTTCCGCGGCTAAGGCGATGCGTGAACTGGGCTGGGTGCCGCAGTTCACAGATCTCCACACCATGATTGCCCATGCCTGGACTTGGCACATGCAGCGCTTTGTCACGCGTTGA
- a CDS encoding GumC family protein, with translation MSSTSTPASITTKASATPAALEAFWPGAALLDRSGEIKPQELWQSLLRRRRWFVVTFGTCLALAGTGTLVQRLLSPTYQGSFTLLVKDPLSEERQSSNQLDQLALVDAGSVDLPNLIEVLRSPRLLQPLAVAQGLPANALAGRVSAKAVQRDADGVLNVTLEWGDPQQGERLLQALSKEYLAYSLRQRQEKLAQGLKFLDEQAPGLQQRVNQIQQELADFRRANALLVPEDRAKQIEAERAELEGRLRQLQQGEAQLLGLQASVRRGQLFSPQFQQASGAGGGGLKAATGADLTPALASGAFSQLLSDLADVEKQLAQASGTFKSSSPLVQSLTAQRNRMRPLLQKRQLDAVGSALQENLAQQTQVKLQLGQLQRAFKVVGPELVKQYDALTQRLEIARDNLSSYLKARESFRLEVAQKTLPWQLISPPEFLPTPVKPNLRRNLMLGLLLGLIGGAGAALLRDRLDHVFHRPQDVQQALDEPLLGSIPFLPLHAESTISSVWEGLDDQQRFGLRESLRNLYRSLQLLRAGRTLRMVAVTSTVSGEGKTTSVALLGQTLADLGTKVLLVDGDLRQMQLHKRFGLANQRGWSELFTEHPPAVEELLQWPEANLALLPVGPRPPDAAKLLSSNACAAVVQQIRNLKQFDLILFDTPPALDLVDPLLLADHLDGLLFLVSLGKINRGLPPKSLARVQESSADLLGVITNQTVPAVSLYGYGYGYGYGYGYGYGYGYAPARSSQRQQWKAWLKRYPRLQHAAERSKQAFRWLDQRR, from the coding sequence GTGAGCTCTACCTCCACCCCTGCCTCCATCACCACGAAAGCTTCTGCAACTCCGGCTGCCCTTGAAGCCTTCTGGCCGGGAGCAGCGCTGTTGGATCGCTCTGGCGAGATCAAGCCCCAGGAGCTTTGGCAGAGCTTGTTGCGCCGCCGTCGTTGGTTTGTGGTGACCTTTGGCACCTGCTTGGCGCTGGCGGGAACAGGAACACTGGTGCAGCGCCTCCTGAGCCCGACGTATCAGGGGTCATTTACGTTGTTGGTGAAGGATCCACTGAGCGAGGAACGGCAATCGAGTAATCAGCTTGATCAGCTGGCTCTCGTGGATGCGGGATCGGTGGATCTGCCCAACCTGATTGAAGTGTTGCGTAGCCCAAGGCTGCTGCAGCCCCTGGCTGTAGCGCAAGGTTTGCCGGCTAATGCCTTGGCGGGCCGAGTGAGTGCCAAAGCAGTGCAGCGCGACGCTGATGGCGTGCTCAATGTGACGTTGGAGTGGGGTGATCCGCAGCAGGGTGAACGTTTGCTTCAGGCCTTAAGCAAGGAATATTTGGCCTACTCGCTGCGGCAGCGGCAGGAGAAATTAGCGCAAGGTTTGAAGTTCTTGGATGAACAGGCGCCTGGCTTGCAGCAACGCGTTAATCAAATCCAGCAGGAACTCGCTGACTTCCGCCGTGCCAATGCATTGCTGGTGCCCGAAGATCGCGCCAAGCAGATTGAGGCTGAGCGTGCTGAGTTGGAAGGTCGGTTGCGTCAGTTGCAGCAAGGCGAAGCTCAATTACTTGGCTTGCAGGCCTCGGTGCGCCGCGGTCAGCTGTTTTCACCGCAGTTTCAACAGGCCTCAGGGGCAGGCGGCGGCGGATTGAAGGCCGCCACTGGCGCCGATCTCACACCAGCATTGGCGAGTGGTGCCTTCAGTCAGCTGCTGAGTGATCTCGCAGATGTGGAGAAGCAGCTGGCTCAGGCCAGTGGCACCTTCAAAAGCAGTTCGCCATTGGTGCAAAGCCTTACGGCACAGCGCAATCGCATGCGTCCGCTCTTGCAGAAGCGCCAACTGGATGCGGTGGGCTCAGCGCTGCAGGAAAATCTGGCCCAACAAACTCAGGTGAAGCTGCAGCTGGGCCAATTACAGCGGGCCTTCAAGGTGGTGGGCCCGGAACTGGTGAAGCAATACGATGCCCTAACGCAACGGCTTGAAATTGCACGCGACAACCTCAGCAGTTACCTGAAAGCTCGCGAAAGTTTCCGGCTTGAGGTCGCGCAGAAAACCCTGCCCTGGCAACTGATTAGTCCACCGGAATTTCTGCCGACACCGGTCAAGCCGAATCTTCGGCGTAATTTGATGCTTGGGCTTTTGCTTGGCTTGATTGGCGGTGCTGGTGCAGCGTTGTTGCGCGATCGGCTCGACCACGTGTTTCATCGCCCGCAAGACGTGCAGCAGGCCCTTGATGAGCCCCTGCTTGGCAGTATTCCCTTCCTTCCGCTTCATGCTGAGAGCACGATCAGTTCTGTGTGGGAGGGCCTTGATGATCAACAGCGTTTTGGACTGCGTGAATCACTGCGCAACCTCTATCGCTCATTGCAGCTGTTACGTGCCGGTCGCACCTTGCGCATGGTGGCAGTGACGTCCACCGTCAGTGGTGAGGGCAAAACCACTTCGGTGGCTCTGCTTGGGCAAACCTTGGCGGATCTCGGCACCAAGGTGCTTCTGGTAGACGGAGATCTGCGCCAGATGCAACTCCACAAACGCTTTGGCCTGGCTAACCAACGTGGCTGGAGTGAGCTCTTCACCGAACACCCTCCGGCTGTGGAGGAGCTGTTGCAATGGCCGGAGGCCAACCTGGCTCTGTTGCCGGTGGGTCCGCGGCCGCCGGATGCCGCCAAGTTGCTCAGCTCCAACGCGTGCGCTGCGGTTGTGCAACAAATCCGCAACCTCAAGCAATTTGACTTGATCTTGTTTGACACTCCGCCGGCTTTGGATCTTGTGGATCCCTTGCTGCTCGCCGATCACCTCGATGGCCTGTTGTTCTTGGTGAGCTTGGGCAAAATCAATCGTGGCTTGCCGCCGAAGAGCCTGGCCCGTGTTCAGGAATCCAGCGCTGATCTGTTGGGTGTGATCACCAACCAAACGGTGCCTGCTGTGTCCCTCTATGGCTATGGCTATGGCTATGGCTATGGCTATGGCTATGGCTATGGCTATGGCTATGCGCCCGCGCGCTCCAGCCAACGCCAGCAATGGAAGGCCTGGCTGAAGCGTTATCCACGCTTGCAACACGCGGCCGAGCGTTCGAAGCAGGCGTTCCGCTGGCTTGATCAGCGCCGTTGA
- a CDS encoding type II toxin-antitoxin system prevent-host-death family antitoxin: MSRVLTFSAAQAKSQLSALLDAVESGEDAEITRRGVPVAPHRFRWVCPRRNWATSLYCAVPAWSPAGSCPRARKGSSVNSMWKPSRCPSQGFHAPAGPVPGARRLASRCCEWMSEISIDPSHLHWSWHRLQ; the protein is encoded by the coding sequence ATTTCCAGAGTTTTAACATTCAGCGCTGCCCAGGCGAAATCCCAGCTGTCGGCCCTTTTAGATGCCGTTGAATCCGGTGAAGATGCGGAGATCACCCGGCGCGGGGTGCCTGTTGCGCCTCACCGTTTCAGGTGGGTTTGTCCAAGGAGGAATTGGGCGACATCGTTGTACTGCGCCGTACCAGCCTGGAGCCCAGCGGGCTCCTGCCCTAGAGCAAGGAAGGGCAGCAGCGTCAACTCGATGTGGAAGCCTTCGAGGTGCCCTTCGCAGGGATTTCACGCTCCTGCAGGACCGGTTCCTGGTGCAAGGCGGCTGGCCAGTCGGTGCTGCGAATGGATGAGCGAGATCAGCATTGATCCGAGCCACCTCCATTGGAGCTGGCATCGGTTGCAATGA
- the gmd gene encoding GDP-mannose 4,6-dehydratase — translation MTDFSSLNCSGRVALITGITGQDGSYLAELLLAKGYQVHGIKRRASSFNTTRIDHLYQDPHDASPQLVLHYGDLTDSTNLIRIIGQVQPDEIYNLGAQSHVAVSFEAPEYTANSDALGTLRILEAVRLLGLTERTRIYQASTSELYGLVQEIPQRESTPFYPRSPYAVAKLYGYWITVNYREAYGMYACNGILFNHESPRRGETFVTRKITRGLSRIDAGLDDCLYMGNLDSLRDWGHARDYVEMQWRMLQQDQPEDFVIATGRQESVRRFIELTATQLGWGGMLWEGSGVDTIGRRADTCAVVVQVDPRYFRPTEVETLLGDPSRARERLGWTPTTTLEQLVAEMVETDQEEAAKEALLRRQGFVVVGSMENPPSSDAALAASAAASR, via the coding sequence ATGACCGACTTCTCAAGTCTCAACTGTTCAGGCCGCGTTGCTCTGATTACAGGGATTACTGGGCAGGATGGATCGTATTTGGCAGAGCTGCTTCTGGCGAAGGGCTATCAGGTGCATGGAATCAAGCGTCGCGCCAGCAGCTTTAACACCACTCGTATTGATCACCTCTACCAAGACCCCCACGACGCATCGCCCCAGCTGGTGTTGCATTACGGCGATCTAACCGATAGTACGAACCTCATCCGAATCATCGGGCAGGTGCAGCCTGATGAGATCTATAACCTCGGGGCTCAGAGCCACGTGGCGGTCAGTTTTGAAGCCCCGGAATACACCGCTAATAGTGATGCCCTCGGCACGTTGCGGATCCTTGAAGCCGTGCGGCTGTTGGGTCTCACGGAGCGAACCCGCATCTACCAGGCCAGCACCAGTGAGCTCTATGGATTAGTGCAGGAGATCCCGCAACGTGAATCCACTCCTTTCTATCCCCGTAGCCCCTATGCGGTGGCCAAACTCTACGGCTATTGGATCACGGTGAACTACCGAGAGGCCTATGGCATGTATGCCTGCAACGGCATCCTGTTCAATCACGAGAGCCCGCGGCGTGGCGAAACCTTCGTGACACGCAAGATCACGCGCGGCCTGTCTCGGATCGACGCCGGCCTGGATGACTGCCTGTATATGGGCAATCTCGATTCCCTGCGGGACTGGGGCCATGCCCGTGACTACGTAGAGATGCAGTGGCGCATGCTGCAGCAGGATCAACCCGAAGATTTCGTGATCGCCACGGGCCGGCAGGAATCGGTGCGCCGCTTTATTGAACTCACTGCAACGCAGCTGGGTTGGGGCGGCATGCTCTGGGAGGGCAGCGGCGTAGACACCATTGGGCGTCGCGCTGATACCTGTGCTGTGGTGGTCCAGGTGGATCCGCGTTATTTCAGGCCAACTGAGGTGGAGACCCTGTTAGGCGATCCCAGCCGAGCCCGCGAACGGCTGGGTTGGACTCCCACCACCACGCTGGAGCAACTTGTGGCTGAGATGGTGGAGACCGATCAGGAGGAGGCCGCGAAGGAGGCCTTGCTGCGTCGACAGGGTTTTGTGGTGGTGGGTTCGATGGAAAATCCACCCAGCTCCGACGCGGCGTTGGCTGCTAGTGCGGCAGCCTCACGATGA
- a CDS encoding UDP-glucuronic acid decarboxylase family protein, translating to MPAALMRNLITGGAGFLGSHLVDRLMEAGEEVICLDNYFTGRKANIAQWIGHPRFELIRHDVTEPLRIEVDRIWHLACPASPVHYQFNPIKTAKTSFLGTYNMLGLARRVGARLLLASTSEVYGDPEVHPQPESYRGCVNTIGLRSCYDEGKRIAETLCFDYQRMHGTEIRVMRIFNTYGPRMLPDDGRVVSNFIVQALRGEPLTLYGDGRQTRSFCYVDDLIEGMIRLMNGDHCGPVNIGNPSEFTIRQLAELVRAKVNPQLELIEQPLPQDDPLQRQPVIDLAQRELGWQPTVPLERGLDATIAWFRDALSS from the coding sequence ATGCCAGCAGCACTCATGCGCAACTTGATCACCGGTGGCGCCGGCTTCCTCGGCTCCCATCTGGTGGACCGGTTGATGGAGGCCGGTGAAGAGGTGATCTGCCTCGACAACTACTTCACCGGCCGCAAGGCCAACATCGCCCAGTGGATCGGCCATCCGCGCTTTGAGCTGATCCGGCACGACGTGACGGAACCGCTGCGGATCGAGGTGGACCGGATCTGGCATCTGGCCTGCCCGGCTTCGCCGGTGCACTACCAGTTCAACCCGATCAAAACCGCTAAAACCAGCTTCCTGGGCACCTACAACATGCTCGGCCTCGCCCGGCGGGTGGGTGCACGGTTGCTGTTGGCCAGCACCAGTGAGGTGTATGGCGATCCAGAGGTGCATCCGCAGCCGGAGAGCTATCGCGGTTGCGTGAATACGATCGGCCTGCGTAGCTGTTACGACGAAGGCAAGCGCATCGCCGAAACCCTGTGCTTCGATTACCAGCGCATGCACGGCACGGAGATCCGCGTGATGCGGATCTTCAACACCTATGGGCCACGCATGCTGCCGGATGATGGCCGCGTGGTGAGCAACTTCATCGTGCAGGCCCTGCGCGGTGAACCACTCACCCTCTATGGCGATGGCCGCCAAACGCGCAGCTTCTGCTATGTGGATGATCTGATCGAGGGCATGATCCGCCTGATGAACGGTGATCACTGCGGCCCGGTCAACATCGGCAACCCCAGCGAATTCACGATCCGCCAGCTGGCCGAACTGGTGCGCGCCAAAGTGAATCCGCAGTTGGAACTCATCGAACAACCGCTGCCCCAGGATGATCCGCTGCAACGCCAGCCGGTGATCGATTTGGCGCAACGTGAACTCGGCTGGCAGCCCACGGTGCCGCTGGAGCGCGGCCTCGACGCCACAATCGCCTGGTTCCGCGACGCTCTTTCCAGCTAG